The genomic segment TATCGTGACAGAAGAACTCAACCCAAGCCGGATAATTACAGTGAACAGTTCCCGATAATTGAGCTAAAGCTTCATCCCAATCTTGGGGTTCTTTAAACTGAATATCGGGAGCCGTGTGGTGAACGAGAGTGAAGGTACTCATCCAGAAATGGTAAACGAGCCAAGGCATTAACCAGAATTTGACAAAACCCCAAACTCCGATTGTATAAATTAATGTGGGGAATGCGATCGCAGCACATCCTATCACAAATAAAGAAGAAAATTTAACGTCTTCTCGTTCTTTTCCTTCAAATCTGCGCCAATCAAAGTGAAGAATTGCCCAATGCAAAATTGAGGCTAACCACCACAGCCGTCCCCGTGTTAATTTATAAGCAACTTTTACCACTTGGGGCGACGCTTCATAATTTTCGATTGTCCAGGGTTCCCAAGCGTTATCTTCAGTCAGTTTATTGGTATGTTTGTGATGATGATTATGCCCTAAACGCCAACTGTGGAAGGGATAAATTAAGGGAAGAAATGTTAAATGTCCGACTACATCATTCACCCAACGACGGTTAGAAAAAGAACGATGTCCGCAGTCATGACCAATAACGAAAAAACCCGTTAAGGCTGTCCCAGTAAAAATCCAAGCAATGGGGAGTAAAAACCAGGGAGAATAAGCAATAGCCAAATAGCCAACAACAACTAGAACAACACTACTCAAAACAGTCAGCCAAGCTTTTTTGGGATCTTTGAGGAAGACTTCACGAGGTAGAGTCTTTATAATGTCTTTTAAACGTAGATTTGATGTGGAATTAGCAGAAGATGCTAGGGTTTGAGGTTGAACAGATGATAATGTCATAGAGTCTTATAAACGTTTAAATCCCTCAGCACTAAGGGCTAGGGTAAAGCTAAAAGAGCGTGATTTTTTGTCCCCATTGGGCGATGGATAGCTCGATAAATTCCTCAATTTGCCATGAAAAACTTCGCCTGCACTGGAACGGCAGGTAATTCCATCCCTAGAGACTATGGATTAAAATCCTATCAATGGGAATTTAATCCGTTTAAGCTCGACTCCAATAGCAACTTTCTCTCAATAGAGTCCGCCAAAAACTGAGGCGTTTAGCAGTCTTTGCCAAACCCAGCTTGGGATGATCAGCCTGGGGAGTTGAACTTAGGTGCCCCCTCAGCGAGCCTGTGCGGCTGAGGTTGTTTCTTGGCGCTGTTGCTTGATGGTTTGCAATTCCAAGAGCAAGGTTTCAACTTCAGCGTGCAGGTGCAAAAACTTGACTTGCTGGTCAGCGCTGTACAGGTTTTTCATAGCATCAATCGCCAAAGGCTTAGAAAGGACACAACCGGAAGTCCGGTTTTGTGAAGGGGTCTCTAAGGTTTGAGAACGAGATGCAGTCGATGAACGATTGGACATCAGCAGTTGATTTGACATCTAAAAAATGTTTAGCTCAACAAATCTTAACTATATCCTACCCTGAGCGTTTACTCCTATTGAAAAAAACATCAAAATTGATTGGTTTTTTCACGGAATGTAAACGAGAAGGTAAACTAAATAAGGAATACACCCAACGGCTGATCCTGTCAACTGATGTAGTTTATGGATTTAAACCGTTAAGTGGGTTCTTGGTATCATAAATCTGTTAATTTGTCAATCCTTAACCGGATTATTTTTCATTTATTAATTACTACCGAGATGACGTTGACTTTGCCTACAACCCAGTCCTCTTTAAAGTGCTGGCCCGGTCTGATTGAAGCCTACCGCAACTATTTACCTGTTTCTGAAGCAACACCTGTTATTACCCTACAAGAAGGCAACACGCCCTTGATTCCTGTCCCCACCATTGCTGAGAAAATTGGCAAACAGGTGCAGGTCTATGTGAAATATGACGGACTCAACCCCACAGGCAGCTTCAAAGACCGGGGCATGACGATGGCGATTTCCAAAGCCAAAGAGGAAGGCAGCAAAGCCGTTATCTGTGCCAGTACCGGAAATACTTCGGCGGCGGCGGCGGCCTATGCCCGTCGGGCCGGAATGAAAGCCTTTGTGTTGATTCCTGATGGCTATGTGGCGTTAGGGAAATTAGCCCAAGCCTTATTATATGGGGCGGAAGTTTTAGCAATTAAGGGGAATTTTGACCGCGCGTTGAATATTGTCCGGGAGATGGCTGAACATTACCCGATTACCTTAGTCAATTCCGTCAATCCCTATCGTTTAGAAGGTCAAAAAACCGCCGCTTTTGAGGTGGTAGATGCCTTGGGAGATGCCCCCGACTGGTTATGTATTCCAGTGGGAAATGCCGGGAATATTAGTGCCTATTGGATGGGATTTTGTCAATATCATTCTGTTGGGAAATGTTCTCGTTTACCCCAAATGATGGGATTTCAAGCGGCGGGTGCCGCACCGTTAGTATTGGGTCATCCCGTAGAAAACCCGGAAACCTTAGCCACAGCCATTCGGATTGGAAATCCGGCGAGTTGGGATATTGCGGTGGCGGCGAAAGATGCCAGTAAAGGCAGTTTTAGCGCCGTCACCGATGCAGAAATTCTGGATGCTTACCGATTATTAGCGTCTGGGGAAGGGATTTTCTGTGAACCTGCGAGTGCTGCGTCCGTAGCGGGATTATTGAAAGTGAAAGATCAGGTTCCAGAGGGGATTAAAATTGTTTGTGTGTTAACCGGAAATGGATTAAAAGATCCTGATACAGCTATTACTCACAGCAACAATAAATTCAAAGCTGGAATTGAACCGGAAATGGAAGCGGTGGCAAAAGTAATGGGATTTTAATTGATTATTTGTAGAGGCGTTGAATGCAACGTCTCTACTAAGTTATTTACAGTTAAGTTTGATGAACCGATTCAAGAATTTTTTGTTTAATTGGGTTCAATTTCTGTTCTATCCAGTCTGGTACTTGATCTTCTTGTAAAACATCTGCTCCTAAATCTAAGTAATTTGCTGTCGATTGCTCATAGATGTTTTGTCGCTCTAAATAATCGGGAGAATCTTCTTTTGGAGGAAGTGTAATCACAGCTATGGGTAAATCTTGATTGCACTTCTTAACATTTTCAATAGACCAAGAAAGTGCTTGTAAAG from the Planktothrix tepida PCC 9214 genome contains:
- the thrC gene encoding threonine synthase gives rise to the protein MTLTLPTTQSSLKCWPGLIEAYRNYLPVSEATPVITLQEGNTPLIPVPTIAEKIGKQVQVYVKYDGLNPTGSFKDRGMTMAISKAKEEGSKAVICASTGNTSAAAAAYARRAGMKAFVLIPDGYVALGKLAQALLYGAEVLAIKGNFDRALNIVREMAEHYPITLVNSVNPYRLEGQKTAAFEVVDALGDAPDWLCIPVGNAGNISAYWMGFCQYHSVGKCSRLPQMMGFQAAGAAPLVLGHPVENPETLATAIRIGNPASWDIAVAAKDASKGSFSAVTDAEILDAYRLLASGEGIFCEPASAASVAGLLKVKDQVPEGIKIVCVLTGNGLKDPDTAITHSNNKFKAGIEPEMEAVAKVMGF
- a CDS encoding fatty acid desaturase; this encodes MTLSSVQPQTLASSANSTSNLRLKDIIKTLPREVFLKDPKKAWLTVLSSVVLVVVGYLAIAYSPWFLLPIAWIFTGTALTGFFVIGHDCGHRSFSNRRWVNDVVGHLTFLPLIYPFHSWRLGHNHHHKHTNKLTEDNAWEPWTIENYEASPQVVKVAYKLTRGRLWWLASILHWAILHFDWRRFEGKEREDVKFSSLFVIGCAAIAFPTLIYTIGVWGFVKFWLMPWLVYHFWMSTFTLVHHTAPDIQFKEPQDWDEALAQLSGTVHCNYPAWVEFFCHDINVHVPHHISTAIPSYNLRKAYQIIQDNWGEYLYPESDFSWSLMTHIVDQCHLYDAENAYLSFKEYQN